Proteins co-encoded in one Streptococcus parauberis NCFD 2020 genomic window:
- the phoU gene encoding phosphate signaling complex protein PhoU, whose translation MREQFELELQLLEQQFLGLGQAVIESASKALLALAAKDKEMAEKIIEDDKLINQAQIDVEMSCARILALQQPQVTDLRFVITIMSACSDLERMGDHMAGISKSIIRLKEVDTLDTIEEQIHDAGQKALKMLSDLLAAFPKRKIEKAIEIAKQDEAIDELYYKTSKEIMTEMKGQETSIRNGAEYLYMMGHIERFADYISNICERLVYLETGEIVELN comes from the coding sequence TAGGATTGGGTCAAGCAGTTATTGAATCAGCTTCTAAAGCATTATTAGCATTAGCAGCAAAAGATAAAGAAATGGCTGAAAAAATCATTGAAGATGATAAATTGATTAACCAAGCACAAATTGATGTTGAGATGTCTTGTGCACGTATTTTAGCCTTACAACAACCACAAGTAACAGATCTTCGTTTTGTAATTACAATCATGTCAGCTTGTTCTGATTTAGAACGTATGGGTGACCATATGGCTGGGATTTCAAAATCAATTATTCGTTTGAAAGAAGTCGATACCTTAGATACAATCGAAGAACAAATTCACGATGCCGGTCAAAAAGCACTGAAAATGTTATCAGACTTATTAGCTGCTTTTCCTAAACGTAAAATTGAAAAAGCAATTGAAATTGCTAAACAAGATGAAGCTATTGATGAATTATATTATAAAACGTCTAAGGAAATCATGACTGAAATGAAAGGGCAAGAAACTTCAATTCGTAACGGAGCAGAATACCTTTACATGATGGGTCATATTGAACGTTTTGCTGATTATATTTCAAATATTTGCGAACGTTTGGTTTATTTAGAAACAGGCGAAATTGTCGAATTAAACTAA